A DNA window from Rhinolophus sinicus isolate RSC01 linkage group LG10, ASM3656204v1, whole genome shotgun sequence contains the following coding sequences:
- the H2AC25 gene encoding LOW QUALITY PROTEIN: histone H2A type 3 (The sequence of the model RefSeq protein was modified relative to this genomic sequence to represent the inferred CDS: inserted 1 base in 1 codon) has protein sequence MATPFSDWLPSPSNRSTPSHLPPEHIKEIAVSRSLVVSDLLFLFLVLLVLCSEISGRGKQGGKARAKAKSRSSRAGLQFPVGRVHRLLRXGNYSERVGAGARVYLAAVLEYLTAEILELAGNAARDNKKTRIIPRHLQLAIRNDEELNKLLGRVTIAQGGVLPNIQAVLLPKKTESHHKAKGK, from the exons ATGGCGACTCCTTTTTCTGATTGGCTACCGTCGCCATCCAATCGGAGCACGCCATCTCACCTACCACCTGAGCATATAAAAGAGATCGCTGTGAGTAGGAGTTTGGTTGTTTCggatttgctttttttatttttggtcttgCTAGTTTTGTGTTCAGAGATATCTGGCCGCGGCAAGCAGGGTGGTAAAGCGCGCGCCAAGGCGAAGTCTCGTTCTTCGCGGGCCGGGCTTCAGTTTCCTGTGGGCCGCGTTCACCGCTTGCTCC TAGGTAATTACTCCGAGCGCGTGGGTGCCGGCGCACGGGTATATTTGGCAGCGGTATTGGAGTATCTGACAGCCGAGATCCTGGAGCTGGCAGGCAACGCAGCCCGCGACAATAAAAAGACGCGCATCATCCCGCGCCACTTGCAGCTGGCTATCCGCAATGATGAAGAGCTCAACAAGCTACTAGGCCGCGTGACCATCGCTCAGGGCGGCGTTCTTCCTAACATCCAGGCGGTGCTGCTGCCGAAGAAGACCGAGAGCCACCACAAGGCCAAGGGCAAGTGA